One genomic segment of Choristoneura fumiferana chromosome Z, NRCan_CFum_1, whole genome shotgun sequence includes these proteins:
- the LOC141439710 gene encoding acyl-coenzyme A thioesterase 13-like, which produces MSSNKGAQVAELFTKVIATTKCFDHNLRKVKVISCSNGRLLTGFQVGPEHLNQRGTLHGGFIAHLVDAISTYALTANDTIETRGVSIDLSVSYFSAAREGDNIEVEAVTRKLGKKIAFLEVEIRNKDKNQVLATGRHTKYIGI; this is translated from the exons ATGAGTTCGAATAAGGGAGCACAGGTTGCTGAGCTTTTTACAAAAGTCATAGCAACAACAAAATGTTTTGATCACAATCTTCGCAAG GTTAAAGTTATATCATGCAGCAACGGGAGGTTGCTGACAGGTTTTCAAGTGGGCCCAGAGCACCTCAACCAGCGAGGCACGCTGCATGGAGGCTTTATAGCGCATCTTGTGGATGCTATCTCCACCTATGCTCTTACTGCTAATGATACAATTGAAACTAGGGGTGTCTCAATTGATCTCAGTGTATC GTACTTCAGTGCAGCTAGAGAGGGTGATAACATAGAAGTAGAGGCAGTCACTAGAAAACTGGGAAAGAAAATAGCCTTCCTGGAAGTGGAAATAAGAAACAAGGATAAAAATCAAGTGCTAGCAACAGGTAGACATAccaaatatataggtatttag